The nucleotide window GTACCTTTCGCAGCAGTTAATGCACTATCAATTGAAAATGATGAAGTTGAAACAGTACCTTCACCGGGTTGACCGGCATGTTCGTGCTGATGGCCTTCATGTGCATTAGCCTGAGCCGGGGGTTTAATACTCCCGAATGCCCACAGCAAACACAATGCCGCAAGAGCAACAAAAATGGTTATATATTGAGGTTTCTTCACAATCAAAAAAAATTTGGATTGCAAAGTTAACCCCAATACTATATAAATTGTTTAAAAAAAGAGTGGATAAAAACTCAATGGCAGCTACCTTCTTTGTTTAGAACTTATTAATCGTCGCCGTCCTCTCCGGGCCCATCATCTGGTTTTGGCTCTTTCAGTTTTTTCACTTCGATGCTAAACTCCTTCGCTGGTTTAAATGCAGGAATATAATGTTCGGGGATATGTACCGCTACATTTTTCTTAATATTGCGGCCAATTTTTGCAGCCCGCTTTTTAGTTATAAAGCTGCCGAAACCACGAATGTAAATGTTTTCACCAGAAGCCAAAGTGTCTTTAACCTCTTTAAACATAGTTTCGAGTGTAACCAGCACATCTACTTTGGGGATGCCGGTTTTGTCAGATATCTTGTTTACCAAGTCCGCTTTTCGCATAGAATAAAATTAATATTATTTTAACGATTCAATTAAATTGTAAAACAGCTTATTATGCTTAATACTTCTAAGATATAAACAATTATTAATCCAATTTTTTTTCTTTAAAAAAAATAAATAAAATCTTTTGAGCAATTTAACACATAAACGACTGGAAGTCAGCAATTTTTCAAAATTGTTGTTAAAGTGGCATGAAAAAGATAATAACCGCCAAATGCCCTGGAAAGGAGAGAAAGACGCTTACAAAGTATGGCTAAGTGAGATTATTTTACAACAGACAAGGGTAGAACAAGGACTCGCGTACTATGATAATTTCCTCCATAATTTTCCTACGATCAAAGATTTAGCAGCGGCAAACGAGAAAAAAGTATTTAAGTTATGGGAAGGCCTCGGCTATTATTCGCGTTGCCGCAATCTTATTGCTACCGCCCGTATGATCGCTGGACACTATGGAGGAGTGTTTCCGGGTAATTACAACGATATATTAAGTCTCAAAGGTGTTGGCCCTTATACGGCATCTGCTATTGCCTCTTTTGCCTTTGATTTGCCCCATGCCGTTGTAGATGGCAATGTTTACAGGGTTTTAGCCCGGGTTTTTGGGATTGAAGAAGCGATTGACAGCACAACCGGTAAAAAGAATTTTCATCAGCTGGCCAATGAGCTGCTCGATCAAAAACAACCGGGCAGGTACAACCAGGCCATTATGGACTTTGGTGCTACTATATGCAAGCCGGTAGCGCCCTTATGTAACCATTGCATTTTTAAAAAACACTGTGTCGCTTATTCTTGTAACAAAATACAGCAGCTACCGGTGAAAGAAAAGAAAATCAAACAAAGAAGCCGATTTTTTTATTTCTTTATTATTCAGCATGGCAGTAAAACTGCCATAAGAGAGCGATTAGATAAGGATATATGGCAGCATCTGCATGAATTCCCGTTGATAGAATTACCCCAGGGAAATACCACTGATAGCGCTGTTACTGAAGCGCTGCAGATGAAATGGATCAACGGGGAGAGCTTTATAAAAGCGGAACCCGTTATTTATCGCCAAAAATTGACGCATCAAAGCATTACAGCAATATTTATCAATAGCCGGGTGCACGAATTACCCGGTTCGCTTAGAAATTATGAGTGGGTTGACGAGGACAGGCTATCCGCTTATTCCTTTCCTAAAATCATCAATGATTATTTGAGCAACAGGGCATTAGTAAATGAATAACTCCCCATCTCAGCTCTAATGAATATTAAAAGAATATAAGCTGTGTGTATTAATTTTTCAGAATGGGTAAAAAAAATTAATTTTAGTTTACTATAGCTTAATACATACTTACATAAGAAAAATCAATAATTAATTATGAGAGGGGTTAATCGGGTAATGCTAATCGGTAACTTAGGTAAAGATCCTGAAGTACAGCTACTGGAGGGGAATATCTCAGTTGCCAAATTTCCTTTGGCAACTACCGAAACTTTTAAAGACAGATCGGGAAAACTGGTATCGCAAACGGAATGGCACACGGTAGTATTGTGGCGTGGTTTGGCCGACCTTGCCCAGAAATTTTTACATAAGTCGAGCCTGGTTTATATAGAGGGAAGATTGCGCACCAGGAACTGGGAAGATAAGGACGGGGTGAAAAAATATATTACCGAGGTAGTTGGCGAAAATCTGATCATGCTGGATAAAAAGGCCGAAGGATTAACGCATGAGCACGACGACCCGGCACCTGGCGGGCCGGCTTCCGGCGAAGAAGGGGAACCTGATGCAATTAACTTTTAATTTATTGTGGTGGGATACAGCATCCAATAAAAAATACTTCACCAATAATATTTGTTTTGTATACACAGAGCATTACTCATTTATTATTTACCGATTTTTTGCAGATAGAACTGCAGGCAACTACTCAAAGCAGTACTGTTATGGTAGTAGTTTTACTGCTCCTGATTTTTTTATCCTTCTCTATTTCCGGTTCGCAGGCTGCCATTTTCTCTCTCAATGAGAAGGATATAGATGTGTTGAAAACCAAGCAGCAACCTGCTGCCCGTAGAATTATTGATTTGTTGGATGAGCCAAAGGAAGTCTACACTTCTATGCTTATTTCCAAAACTGTTTTAAACATCTGCCTTATTATTCTGACCAACTACCTGGTTGACGAATATACACCTGAAGAATACAAACATAGCGGCTATACTATTTTGCTTAAATGGTTGTTGATCGCGTTTCTCATCGTTTTCCCCTTGGAAATATTTCCGCGGGTATGGGCAAGACAGAACAGCTTAAGGTTTGCTTACGAATGGCCTGTTTTATTGTTTATTGTTGAAATGATCCATTATGTATTGAGGCGTATGAGTAAGGGCATCGTAGCGGTTGCAGATAGCGTAGGTAAAACCCTGGGTACTGATAACGCGGAAGCCAATAGCTTACAGGAATTTGATGAAGCAATAGATGTGCAAACCGACGATGAGGCTTCTCCTGAAGAAAAAAACATCATGAAAAGTATCGTGAAGTTCGGAAAGATCTCTGTAAAAAAAGTGATGCGTAGCCGTTTGTATGTTAATGGTATCGAGTATAATACGACTTTTCCCGAACTGGTTGAAAAAATTAAAGAGTTGCAATATTCACGTCTGCCGGTTTACAAGGGAGACCTCGATGAAATAGAAGGTATATTGAACACCAAAGACCTGATACC belongs to Niabella yanshanensis and includes:
- a CDS encoding HU family DNA-binding protein: MRKADLVNKISDKTGIPKVDVLVTLETMFKEVKDTLASGENIYIRGFGSFITKKRAAKIGRNIKKNVAVHIPEHYIPAFKPAKEFSIEVKKLKEPKPDDGPGEDGDD
- the mutY gene encoding A/G-specific adenine glycosylase — its product is MSNLTHKRLEVSNFSKLLLKWHEKDNNRQMPWKGEKDAYKVWLSEIILQQTRVEQGLAYYDNFLHNFPTIKDLAAANEKKVFKLWEGLGYYSRCRNLIATARMIAGHYGGVFPGNYNDILSLKGVGPYTASAIASFAFDLPHAVVDGNVYRVLARVFGIEEAIDSTTGKKNFHQLANELLDQKQPGRYNQAIMDFGATICKPVAPLCNHCIFKKHCVAYSCNKIQQLPVKEKKIKQRSRFFYFFIIQHGSKTAIRERLDKDIWQHLHEFPLIELPQGNTTDSAVTEALQMKWINGESFIKAEPVIYRQKLTHQSITAIFINSRVHELPGSLRNYEWVDEDRLSAYSFPKIINDYLSNRALVNE
- a CDS encoding single-stranded DNA-binding protein, with amino-acid sequence MRGVNRVMLIGNLGKDPEVQLLEGNISVAKFPLATTETFKDRSGKLVSQTEWHTVVLWRGLADLAQKFLHKSSLVYIEGRLRTRNWEDKDGVKKYITEVVGENLIMLDKKAEGLTHEHDDPAPGGPASGEEGEPDAINF
- the gldE gene encoding gliding motility-associated protein GldE; protein product: MYTQSITHLLFTDFLQIELQATTQSSTVMVVVLLLLIFLSFSISGSQAAIFSLNEKDIDVLKTKQQPAARRIIDLLDEPKEVYTSMLISKTVLNICLIILTNYLVDEYTPEEYKHSGYTILLKWLLIAFLIVFPLEIFPRVWARQNSLRFAYEWPVLLFIVEMIHYVLRRMSKGIVAVADSVGKTLGTDNAEANSLQEFDEAIDVQTDDEASPEEKNIMKSIVKFGKISVKKVMRSRLYVNGIEYNTTFPELVEKIKELQYSRLPVYKGDLDEIEGILNTKDLIPHLYEENFDWHSVIRPPYFVPDSKLIEDLLLEFQKKRMHFAVVVDEFGGTSGIVTMEDIQEEVIGDIKDEFDVEEIDNEKIDDHTYIFEGSTMLRDVCKVLQLPVNTFDEVRGDNESLGGLINEISGELPKDGAIVSSGDFEFTVLEVERNRVKKARIVIKRS